The Tachysurus vachellii isolate PV-2020 chromosome 23, HZAU_Pvac_v1, whole genome shotgun sequence genome segment TACATTCACATTTTTAACAAGTTAAAATCATATCTGTTGCAAACTTCTATTGAAATGAAGCCCATGTGAGGCACAAATGACTCTCTGAAGTACAGCTGGTGTTTATATCACTGAGTCCAAAAAATAACAGCCGTATGCTGTAACTAATCCTGAACTGATCCTAATCTaatcaaaacacacagaaaatctaccaacaacaaacacaagatTATCGCTAAAGTAAAtcaagagaaaacaaacactgacaggAACAGTAGAGCAAAAACATCTAGTCCCATTATGAattttttatagttatataccTTTTAAACCTCTTTGCCActctgtaaaatataaataccgGCTACGTACATATGTAAAATTCAATCACAAATCACAGTCAGGAGGCTTCATAGCTGGTCATGATAAGTGTTTCATTGTACACCATGTCCAACATGACTGAGTCAACCTGCACACGCTGTATTTATAGCCAGCATATTAGCTGGTCTGTTTAAGTTAAAAGACAACATGTCACAAGCTATGTGGGGCAATATCATGGACACCATATCATCACACTCATACCGGGGCCTTCCCTTAATGGCACATAGTTAAAAGGACACAATtgtttcatgtgtgtttgtactgtatgctgtagcattaggATTGAATTTCACCGGAACTAAAGTGACTGTTCCAGCATagcaatgcccctgtgcacaacaCAACATCCATGAAGATTTGGTTTAAAGTTAAAATGGAAAACTCAACTGGTCAGAGCACTGACCTCAACCCCTCTGAGCACCTCTGAGACAAACTGGAACAATGACTGCACTCCAGGCTTCCTCACTTGACATCAATGCCTGACCTCAGTGATAATCTTGTGACTGAATAAGCAAAAATTCCACAGCCACAGTCCAAACCCGAGCAGAAATCCTTCCTCAGAAGAGAGTTTTGAAATGGGGATGTGATGGCATCAATggtatggatgtgatggtcagtgATAACATACATACTGTTGGCCATGTAGTGTATTTTAGCTCAATGTTgttatgtgtaaatataattattaacaatattatATGTTTGTTAATGCTAACATAATCTTAATAGTCAGATGCAAGCTCAAataattttctctttctttcaaacaTTGTAGTTGCAACAATCTTTGGAACTGACcttgctttaataaaaaatgtgatggcTGATACTGAGTTGCAACAGAAATTCTGATGATTCATAAAATCAGTTATTTTAATTTccaatttgtatatttatttatgacctTCACTGTCAGCTACTTTCAGCGAATTTCATGGTAAAATTTAGCTGTGACAAGGATTATCAGACAGCTGGCTGCATGAAGAAAGACGTCTGTTTAAGTAAGAAATTAGCCCCCGTGAACAGATGTCTGATCAATGCTTTAACTCCACAGATAATTCTCAGGATTCAATACTGGTCTATGTGCTATTTCTTAATTCGTTCCTCACTACTAGTGCTTACCAGAAATCTGAATACAgccttcagtgtgtgtgtgtggtctcttGATTATCACTGCTTACCACAGAGCAGTAAGgatttaatttgtattaaagATACGTCTGTGTTCCGAGCTCCAGCAGCTCCCTCTCCAGAGGTTCAAATCTGAGACCACTTTATTTACAtgagtgtggtgagtgtgtctctgtgtgtgtgagtgtgtgtgtgtacaaaccaACAACTTCAATGAGTTTTTCTTAAGATTGTATTATTTGGGTTAGATGATCCCATTAGATCCAGTCCCCAACAGAGGACATCTGGAGTCtacggatgtgtgtgtgtgtgtcaccatgGGGTTTACTCAGTGTCACAGACTGATTAAACACATATGCATGCTAATTTTTGGTTTTCATGAATGATTTAGTTTAGTGATTAGAGTTTAGTTCATCTACTAGAGTGTCTACTGCAAAAAGCAATAGACAGACATGCATATACATGAGCAAACATGACTGAAACTCTGCAATGGAATGTTTTATTTGAGGTTAATTTAACGTGACTATAATTAAACAGTATAGTCAGCAGAACTACCAGAAGTTCGTTGAAGCATGCATTTGTTTGTAGTGTCAAAAGATTTTGCTCACAATCTAgccacacacttactcacagaaatgtaaagacacacactaacagaaatatacagacacacactcccagCTGAGACACATACAAGCATATACTGTACGCAAGCACTTACTGCACTTACATAAGCATTTCTAGTctcttaaattaaatatatacactgcAGCTATAGATGCAGCACGAGTTCTGTATAGCTCTTTCAGTAAAATGAAGAGAATTTGTTGGGATTGTAGTAACAAAATTCTATTTCTTTAAACACGTTTTATGGAACATAAACTACATTCGAATATTCAGCCATTTTACACAAtttctgtgtattgttttttaaacCACATAAAGATTACCTGACCAAGCCATCATATTAAAACAATGTCTACAAACTATAGacattgtgtagtgtagcattTTTCCTCTAACCCTAAAGACAGCATACCTTAGAACATGGGTTCTTAATCTTTAACTGCACAATACACTTAACAAATCCTGAATagaattaattcatttcaaGATTATTTAAATGCCGTCAATAACAATGAGATTTTACCCATTTATGAGTCACGGAGCTTTGTGTTCTCTAGCTTTCTACCAACAACATGGAAAATCTGATAAACATAGGCCACTTGGATTTAACGTATTGGATTTTGAATTAAAAGGACCAGACAAATTTGCAAACACATTattttaacttaataaaatgaataactttGATTATGCTAGGTTGTGATTTCTGCTGCAAAAATCACAAACCCGCTGTggttttctttacatatcacATTTTGAGACCCACATTCTCATTCTGAGGACATTCTGAAATAGGTCATCCAgaagaaacctttattattgccacacatTACATTACTTCACATTTATCCAAGCTTTTTTTTGGAGGTTGCGGTCAGAGAACAGGGTCAGCTAAGGGACAGCACCCTTAGCAtagagggttaggggccttcctcaggggcccagcattggcggCTTGGTGGTGCTAGGTCTTAAAGCCGTGAAGGTCTGTTCaccaacccagaaccttaacctcTTGAGCTACCAGTTCCCCTCTTTTTGCATAACCCAGCTTGTTAGAAAGATCTAGAGCGCAGAGTCAGCCATGTTATGGTTCCCctagagcagagagggttaaaaaccttgctctggggcccaacagcagcagcttggcagtgctggtgcTTCCACTTCTGTAGAACTATACTTAACAATCATCCAGTAGGAAATGCAGGCATGGTcacttttaatttgatttacttTCATGTTATACTTGGTTGAAAGGTTTCCTTGTAGTTAGGGATGACATAATAATACTTCAAACTGCAACTGTTAATTTGCAAATAAGATAATCCTGATCCTTATTCAAACACTGTGCAACAGAAAATACAGACAACATCACAGTTACCTGTCTGTGAAGAAGAAAGTCTCCCCTCTGAACTGTGCTATAGCATCGAATATGATGTTCTCACTGCAGATATCCATAGGAGTGACCGGACCCTGAGTGGGAGGAAGTGGCTTTCCTGTTGGTGCACCTGTGTGCGAGAGAAATAGTGCTTCATCCTTCTGATCCTTATACATCGGTTTAAAACAGCAGTCTCCAATCTTATACACAAAGGGCTGGTGTgcgtgcaggttttcattccaaccaagcagaagccacatctgattccacctgtttaatcagttgttcttttagtagactctggtgtggcttctgcttggttggaatgaaaacctgcacccacaccgtccatttgtggataagattggagaccGCTGGTTTAAAACATAACAAGATatgatgttacaggaaaatatttaGTGAGggatggtgtgatgtggtgttatTTACTCATTAAATAAGGACATGCCATACATTTTGCATGGCTTATTTATCATGTTGTGGAACACCAGTCTTTAAacttacagtaaaataaacatttaaataaacacgaAATAACATTTGAACAATTACATGTTGTAATTAAATCTATGTACGTTTCAGTGTGATTGGCTACTAAAGAAATTAGAAAGAGCCCATTACCATAAACCTACTtgtatgatttaaaataaattcaacactATAGTCAGAACTGCAATCGTAGACTGTGTGATCAATCATATAGGAGGATTCAAGAACACTGTCGTACATGTTGTCAGAATTCTAACatcattattaaatgtattttagctGACTCTTTTATTACCATAGAGCTCCTGAATTCCTCTGATGTCATCATTAGAGAGCCTGAAGTGTTTAGTGTAGGTGTAGATGGGAGCCATGAGTGCTCCAGGGTCCTGAGAGTGCTCCAGGCCCAGGGCATGGCCAAACTCATGAGCTGCCACCAGGAACAGACTGTAGCCTGGTGGATAATGAACAAAGACTGGGTCAACACGCATGAGCGTCGTCTAATACAGAAAATCCTAAACTAGCGTTCAATAGCAACATGCCGTATCGTTAGTCATGAAATGGTAGAAttgtgcatatacagtatggtacatttttttacatttactgtatattgaacAGATCCAATGATTGATCACCTTGGTCTGGACAAAAGCCCCATTTGCGGTCTTCATCAAAACTCTTGGTGGAACTACACCACATCTTTCCATCATTACGTCCAGAGATGGTACATGCGTCATATGATTTGCCCAGGAATATAAAGGGAAACACACAGGGAGCTCCCTCAGCATTCCCACCAATTGTAGACAGGGCTGCATGGACAGGGAGAGCACAAGACATCTTCATGAAAGGATATAAAACAGAACTCTCTCTCAAGCCATGCTTTTATCTTTTGCAAGAGATTCTGGTACATTTTGTCAATAAACCAATAGCTACTGAAAGATGACCAAACATGGCTCGACTCACCACCAACTGctttaataaattttaaaaatgggaTATAAAAGCATCCTCCAGTTCAATGACTGatttattgctaaaaaaaagCTCACTGGTCCATAGTTTGTTTTGCCCATGAAAACTGGTGCATGGACATACTGCATGTTAAGAGATATAGATAGCTAATCAGTGTACAACCTTTGAGATCCCAAACAGGTGACCAGGAAAGTATACTACCTGTCTATATGTCTATGTTGTGAATAAGGCTAGAGAAGCAGAAACAACTGTGAATAATTACTGCAGGAACTAATAACAACAGAGAAAAGGATCTGgagttaaatttaaaaaaattgcaaatttGTTTAAACATCTCTCTTAGAAGTAAACAAAATTCATGCAAGATGTACTCCCGACTGAACCCTGAACCACCTGGTACTTTTTAATCCAGTTGAAACCAAGTCCAGAATAATATCACTTTCATTACAAAAATGATCcagacctctttttttttttttataattttgttaaatCAAATGTGTTTAAACTTTCCAGAAGTTCTTTAATGATACTATTCTATGTAAGAGTAATTAAATGttagttaaagaaaaaaagaaagaaaaagaaaatcttgaACCCTTACTTTACTCTATGTACAGTAACCCTTAAATTTTTCAAACCGCATTCTCAACATATTTTTTCCAAAACCTTGTTTAAAGTTAAACCATTCTCTTATATGTAAAATGCAGACATCAAAACACATTTCTAATGCtaatttttattatgtattctgcttatatatttagtatattaCTTACTTTCTCCCAGCTCTATATTAACGGTAGTTAAAATGGCTACAGGTTTGGGGATAATAATGAATGCTAGCTTCTTTAAAATATAGACAATACTTTTTGcccaaaatatacagtatgttcataATGCTATAAGAGTGCAAAGCAACATGCAAATGAGACTCACATTCCACACTATGGAGGCTATTTCACATTACATCTGGcaataaataattgttataGCAGTGTTTTAGCATCCAGGGAGAGATTCATGGTGTCATTTTAAAGACTAAGATATCTCAGTGGtagttaaaggaaaataaaaacatcttaggccaaaaaaaaacaaaaaacaggttgtgaatataaaaaaatctgacagaGGTGTTTTTAGCATCAGCAAAATACCAAATGCTTTGAATGTTAGTACAGCAGTGTTATTAGAGAAGTGAAATTCCAAAACCGGTGACTGAGGAGGCTTTTATTTTTCCCTCTATtgcttagattttattttaaacgatTGGCTTTGTGCAGCCCAAGGCTTCTTTTGCTATTTAAGCCAGAGGTTATACAGTATGAACACACACCAACCCtggcacagaaacacacagggaTACATTCCCAAAGAATTAGATCCAGATGAAGTGGGCTGCTCTAGTGGCTTTAGCCAGTTCTTTGacacaatggaaaaaaaaacccactgccAGCCcacagcaaaaaacaaaaaaacaaaaaaaaaaaaaaaaagatgagtgaCTTTCATTGCCTTCTAGGAGATTAACAGGACGAATGGAAACTACAGCTGGTTCTATCTTACTTAGAATATGGTTTAAGgagtttagaaaaataaatatgatgaaATAAGTAATAGATACCTGTGTATTGTTCATAAGgataagaaatataaacagTATAGTTAGCTAAACAGTTTGTATTTGTGCTCATGTGAAAAAGCATTAGCCAAAATGACTGCTCATTCAGCTAAAATTGAAGACtgcataataatataaaactgaTTTGTTTACTGTGTTAGGTAAATTAAATTATACCAATAACTATGTACCATATTGAACGTTTCTGCACATACAGAACTTTAACTGAAGTGGCTCAAAGAAAAACCAAattgctttgttgtttttggcTGGAATATGACCTCAGTGGACACATTTTTCCTACTCAGTGTAAAGCACTATTTTCAGTACTGTCTGTTCATGTAGCTAAATTAGCCTGACTTTCTGAGCATGACTCTCCAAATGACTCTGTGCCAACTGTGTGAATATGCAACCAtagcaaatataaaaatctttgtAATATCCTCAGAAAATTAAGCTTTTATCTGTCAGTGTTTCTAAATTCTATATTCTAAATTCTAGTCTTTTAACATCTCAAAATACTGctacactgtacattatattagCAATAATTGTCTATAAATCCGAATATGGTCTCGTTCCAAAAGGTATACTCGATTCATGAGGTTTAATATGAATCTTCAGTGTTTTGTGACTCATAAACATACTGCAGAAATCCAGTtactaataaaaaatgtgatttgttgggaaaaaaaaagaaaaataatgatcTACCAGTTTCGGGGCAGAATCCATAGGTCTTGTCCTGGTCATAGTTCTCGGTAGTGGCGCACCAACGGTATCCGTCGTCTCTACCTGAGGTGGTGCAGCTGTCATACTTCTCTCCTTGGAATGTGAATGGGAATTTACATGGTGCTCCATCTCCATTTCCCCCCAGTGTGAGTAGCACTGTAAAATGTGAAGGACACGCTCAGCAAAACGGTCCTTTACGATATAAATTAATGAGACATATTAAGATATTTTGTCAGATTTGGTCTATCAGATTTTCATCGTGGGTTTCCCAATAGGTTGTATCATTTGTTGGATGGTGTTATATACATTACAATAGCATCTGCATCAATGTatttttacaaatgtatttattatatacttgGACAGTGAACTTCATTGCTTCACATACCAACTTGTCAGCAAGTTTggttcagagcacagggtcaatcATAATACAGCTGTCTAAAGCAAATGAGAGTAAGGGTCTTGTATAAGGACCCACGCAGGACAGCTTGGCGATTCAGGGATTCAAACTCTCAACCGACTGACTGAGATAAGGGCTTAGTTTTATGGTCTCACTTCTCCTATGTAAGTAATACAAAATGTCAATAGAATTTTTGGAAAATCTGAAAGTAGCATCAAAACGGTCAGCTAAGTAGTACTCACATTCGTGTGGACAGAATCCGTACTTTCCATCTTTGTCAAAGTCATAGGTTGTCGAACACCAGAGGAAGCCATCATCACGTCCTTGATTTGTGCAGCTATTATATTGTTTACCCATGAAGAGGAATGGAAACTTACAGAATTCCCCCTCTGCATTGCCAAATTTCACCTTTACAACTAGAAAGACAGTAAGagaaaatgttgttttatttgtgtcttggagaaagaccttttttttttaaatgatttgaaaaTACCTTGCCCATCTCCCAAAGTCCAatgctcatcatcatcaaagtGGGAATCTCCTCCAATCCCAGAACCAGGAGCAAATGCATGGGCCAGGAGACCATCCTTACCATCAAATGGATAACCATCACCATGCTCTAAAAATCAAACCAATGTTGAGTCAGCACATATGTCTACAACATATGTGAGAAATCTGTGACAACATGCTGGGATTCATTAACATGTCATCTGTGGGTTTTGGTTGCTATGTCCTGTTTTCTGTGGGTTCGTTTTGCAGGATACAGATGCAGCCACCGGATACAAAAAAATCTCAGCTGGTCAAAAATAAGTGGGGTTTTAGAAAGGAGTAATTTCGTTGAACAATTCATATGTCAGCATAAGCTACAATTTCCAGTAAACTGAGCTGTGCTTTTAATTATACAGTGAAAACCCAAAGGCAAAGTTGAACCAAACCACAGCTTGTGCAGAGAGTTACTGCAGTTACAGTATATCTACTCATAAAAAACTGTTGCTGTCATTTTCAAAGACACCAGACAAACAAAATCACACCAGATTGGATTTAGATATACCATTGCGCCCAAAGTTGATCATGATATCAGCATCTCCACTCATGAGGCGTGTGAATTTAAGAGGCGTAACATCACTCCAGACTTTAAAAGCACGGAAGAATGCATCATCAATTGTCTCTTCATCCATATCAGGGCTGTGACCCAAGATCCTAAAAAGAAGAGATGTGGTTAAACCTCCATACTCAAGAGAAAAGTCTCTTTTACCCTTGCACTTAAGTAGACATACTTGCGGTTATGACTCATTTATTGCCCAACTATAAGAGTATCCTCTAGTTATTTTATCAAAACATTCCCTTTTCTGTATTTGATTTATTCTGTTGCTAATGATGCAAACACCATTGATCCGCTCAGCTATAACCACAAAAGGCTGTGTCAGGACATTCTTTAAACATCGCTAATGCTGTTGTTGCTTTCCAGCTGGTTCTTTGTGGCTTGTAGGGACACCAAATAaggattttgttaaatatatattttttccattaaCAGTTTAGAATTCAGTGGACTGAACATAATTTACCAGAACAAAATGTTTCAGTAGTCTGATTTTGCTatctcaaaaaacaaacagcaggagGTTAAGCAATGCCTTGGCTTggcagactctctctctctctctctctctctctctctctccctcacacacacacacacacacacacacacacacacacacacacacacacacacacacaaacacacacacacagacacacacacacagacctgtatgtaatttcattattttgccACTTAGGCTTTGACGGGAAGAAGTTGTAATTGGCCACATCTGGGACTCCACAGCGCGGTTTCTTCATAATCTCAACTGTATTCTGGTCAATCTCTCCTGTCTCTGGAAGAGCAAAGAACTTCTGCATCTTCTTCAGTGTGTCCTTCAGAACCATCAAGTTGCAGCGGTCTTGTGGACATCCATAGAACTTATTCAAATAATGCtttaaatatacagataaataaggaaagagggagaaggagggggaggagtgagaaaaaaacaagaacagatATGAGTTTACAGAAGTTAACCTCTGTTACTACATTCCAAATCTCCatccataaaaaaagaaaaagaaaaagacaaacaaattcaTTATGAGTTGagaaaactttaaaaaacaaaataatgtaattGTATACATGCTTTataaactaataactaatacAATTATTCATTCCAAAACAATGGCTTTTGGATTTTGGGGACTTTTTTTTGGGTTGtgccaagaaaaaaataatgccATTTTAAACATGCCTAAAAAATCCCCATCAAGAACATTAACTCCATATTTACTCCATGCTACAAATTAATATCATGATGTGTTTACCTGTAAAACCTGTGACACATGGATTGTCATGACTTACTTACCAGCGCTACTTCTTTGTCTGTCCGAGATACAGTATCATCGTTTGGGAACTTAATGATAGGCGAAGGCGCTGCAAAAGTTCCTAAAAAAGCCAAAACCTGAACCAGGAGAGCTCGAAGGACTAAATGCCTCCGACTGAAAAGTGTAAAGAAACTCATTTTATCCGGTCGGAGAAGGAGCTCGATCGCGGACGGCAGTAACAGTTCGGCACCGTGCGCTCTTGAggcaccagtgtgtgtgtgtgtgagtgtatgtgtgtgtgtgtgtatgtgtatgtgtatgtgtgtgtgtgtgtgtgtgtgtgtgtgtgtgtgtgtgtgtgtgtgtgtgtgtgttttccagaaCAAATGCGGACCCGTGGACGACGCTGCCTCGGACGTGCGCACAATGTTCCGGCGCCGCTTGATTCCCGGTGGCGCTAGAAGGGTGAAATTGGAGCCATTGgagcgcgcgcgtgcgtgcgtgtgcaaaCCAGATgtgcaaaagtaaaaaacacCAAGGATATAGTCTTGATGCGACTCCTGATCCAGACAGTCACGTGATTCACGAATTTTACacttaaaacatgaaaaaagcaggaatatttattatattgatatttatatatataaataaatatttattatatattaaatgttatttattatagtcAATTACCGCCTGTGACTCTAGATTGATTTTTTGATAATATGGCACATGGACAGAGACTAATAGGACTAAGTGGTTTGTAAATGACTTCaaatatacatgtaaataagaCGAATGCACCACTTGAGTTAAAGATAATTAAGTTGTAAACGCAGACCTGAGTTGCTACACGGTCCATAAGTGATCATTCCCTTATTTATACATCTATGGTAGATTTTAGATTAATATTCTTACACAGCACTTAAACACCACCATCATCTAAACGTCCACTGAGGACGTATGTTTAATAAGAACAGTATTTATAGCTACTGAACCGCCAGAGATTAGTACAGCTAGAGAAACGTGCAGTATTAAGTATTTAACTTCAATATGCATAGAAGTATTAAAGTATTGAACTTCAATATGCATAGATGTTAAATACTTCAATATGCCAAGAAGTGTGAGAAACAGCTACTATTTAATGtgcactgtatttatttatattaaatgtaatgcTGGCtataatatatcatatataaaataGGTATCTCACATGTTAGTTATTGCCTCAGTCTAGACCTAGGACAATATTTATGTATTCCCAGTTAATACAGTGCGGCtgactcttatttatttatttatttatttatttatttattaaaacaaacaaacaaacaaacaaacaaacaaacagaaacctatactgatttcctttttctttgcttCTAAATGATTTTTTAAGGGAAAGACTCCCCTCTGGTGGTGAATGAAGGTAATTACTACACCAAAAGTTCAATCTGGATGCATTTCAGTATCGTTTACTGTCTCTGGATTACTGTAGAGGTAAAATAGTAGCTCTTCTAATTCtatatcaataatatatttacatgtacaCAGGCTGTCGATTATTATCTAAATGACGTCTAACAAACTGAAATAAAGTCTCTGAATAGCTGGTgaatacactatatataaatcACAGTAACAGTGCCCTCTGGTGCTAGTGCTAAatattacaacaacaacaagaacaagaacaatcATAAGTTAATCTTAGTATTTTTTTACAACTttttacacacagactcacacacacattatatatatatatatatatatatatatatatatatatatatatatatatatatatatatatataaaaataaaatatacatatgcaaaagtattcatacccactgaacctttccacattttgacacgttacaaccacaaacaaaaatttattttattaggattttatgtgatagaccaacacaaagtggcacataattgtgaagtggaaggaaaacgataaatggtgtccaaatgttttttacaaatactgtaaatagctgaaaagtgtggcatgcatttgtattcagccccactgagacAATACTTTGTGGAACCACCtttcgctgcaattacagctgcaagtcttttggggtatgtcactaccagctttgcacatctaggtGCTacgtgagatgttcaaggcttgggatattaatttctAACCTacccctgctttaaacttctccacaactttatccctgacctgtctggtgtgttctttggtcttcatgatgctgtttgttcactaacgttctctaacacacttctgagggttTCACAGAACAACTGtgtttatactgagattaaattacacacagctgcactctatttactaattaggtgacttctgaaggcagttggtttcactggattagttaggggtatcagagtaaagggggctgaatacaaatacacaccacacttttcagatatttatttgtaaaaaaaatttggacaccatttataattttcattccacttcacaactATGTGGCACTTTCAttcggtctatttcataaaatcccatataaaatacatttttctttgtggttgtaacatgtcaaaatgtggaaaagttcagtgggtatgaatacttttgcaaggcactgtacatAACATTATCT includes the following:
- the mmp2 gene encoding 72 kDa type IV collagenase, with protein sequence MSFFTLFSRRHLVLRALLVQVLAFLGTFAAPSPIIKFPNDDTVSRTDKEVALHYLNKFYGCPQDRCNLMVLKDTLKKMQKFFALPETGEIDQNTVEIMKKPRCGVPDVANYNFFPSKPKWQNNEITYRILGHSPDMDEETIDDAFFRAFKVWSDVTPLKFTRLMSGDADIMINFGRNEHGDGYPFDGKDGLLAHAFAPGSGIGGDSHFDDDEHWTLGDGQVVKVKFGNAEGEFCKFPFLFMGKQYNSCTNQGRDDGFLWCSTTYDFDKDGKYGFCPHELLLTLGGNGDGAPCKFPFTFQGEKYDSCTTSGRDDGYRWCATTENYDQDKTYGFCPETALSTIGGNAEGAPCVFPFIFLGKSYDACTISGRNDGKMWCSSTKSFDEDRKWGFCPDQGYSLFLVAAHEFGHALGLEHSQDPGALMAPIYTYTKHFRLSNDDIRGIQELYGAPTGKPLPPTQGPVTPMDICSENIIFDAIAQFRGETFFFTDRFLFRTTNAEKKPSGPLLVATFWSELPEKIDAAYENPLEEKSVFFSGDEMWVYSASTLERGYPKKISSLGLPSDLQHIDAAYAFHKSKKTYLFSGDKFWRYNEAKNKMDPGFPKLIADSWNGVPDDLDAAFSTNGQGYSYFFKGSHYHKMDENLRIIKVGEVKTDWLHC